A single Thermoanaerobacterium sp. RBIITD DNA region contains:
- a CDS encoding ATP-binding cassette domain-containing protein: MDEIVIKVSNLSKRFKDKVIFENVNFELTKGKIYGFTGYNGCGKSVLFKILSGLMSSTDGDVFIHNKKLGKDIDFPPDLGVIIESPGFLDDYSGYYNLKYLASIRNIIGEKEIKDALKLVGLENDSNKKVKKYSLGMRQRLAIAQAIMENPKILILDEPFNGLDKNGVANIRNLLFNLKKNGTTILIASHISEDIRLLCDEVFEFDNGTLVKVL, from the coding sequence ATGGATGAAATAGTTATAAAAGTTTCAAATCTGAGCAAAAGATTCAAAGATAAAGTTATATTCGAGAATGTAAATTTTGAATTGACAAAAGGGAAAATTTACGGATTTACAGGCTATAATGGATGTGGTAAATCGGTCCTTTTTAAGATTCTGTCTGGTCTAATGTCATCTACTGACGGCGATGTCTTTATACACAATAAAAAATTAGGAAAGGATATAGATTTTCCACCTGATTTAGGAGTTATTATAGAAAGTCCGGGATTTTTAGATGACTATTCCGGATATTATAATTTGAAATATTTAGCATCAATAAGGAATATTATAGGTGAAAAAGAGATAAAAGATGCATTAAAATTAGTTGGATTAGAAAATGATAGCAATAAGAAAGTAAAGAAATATTCACTTGGAATGAGACAGAGGCTGGCAATAGCGCAAGCAATAATGGAAAATCCAAAAATTTTAATATTGGATGAACCATTTAATGGTCTGGATAAAAATGGTGTTGCAAATATAAGAAATTTGCTTTTTAACCTCAAGAAAAATGGTACAACAATATTAATTGCAAGTCATATAAGTGAAGACATTAGATTACTATGTGATGAAGTATTTGAATTTGATAATGGTACATTAGTCAAAGTTTTATAA